AGGGACATTTAATGATTTGATAGAGGCGATGAACAAATCTATTCAAACATTGAATAGTAAACAGCTTTCTAAACTGTTTAATCAATTCGATAGTAATTTTGATAAAATGCAAGAGAATGTTTATTACCATATTTTCGTGCAGCCCATGAATATTTTGAAGTTCGAATCTGTAATGAAAATGTTCGCTGAAGTAAGATTTGGTCAAAATGATTTTAGTAAAGCTAAGCGTGTTGTGAAGGAGTTTAGCCAATATCTCGAAGAGTGCCAAGCAGATATGGAAACAGTAAAACCATTACTGGAGCAATCTGTTCGAGAAATCACGACTAAAGACATGAATGTGGAGCAAATATGATGACACAACAGAGAAAAAAAATCCTTGTAACAGGTGCTGATGGTTTTATCGGCTCTCATTTGACAGAAGAGCTAGTTCGCCAAGGACACGATGTTAAAGCTTTTGTTAACTATAATTCCTTCAATTCTTGGGGATGGTTGGACTATTCCCCTAAAAAAATAGTCGATGAGCTGGAAGTCTTCCCTGGAGATATTCGCGATCCTCATGGTGTCAAAAAGGCGATGCAGGGTTGTGATATCGTCCTACATTTAGCTGCACTAATTGCTATTCCATTTTCCTACCATTCACCTGATACTTACATAGACACAAATATAAAAGGCACGCTCAATATTTTGCAAGCCGCACGTGAACTGGAAGTCGAAAAAGTTGTGCATACTTCTACCAGTGAAGTATATGGTACGGCGAAATTTGTACCAATTACAGAAGAGCACCCTTTACAAGGGCAATCACCATATTCTGCAAGTAAAATCGGCGCTGATCAACTAGCACTGTCGTTTTATAGTTCGTTCAATCTTCCAGTTTCGATTATTCGCCCATTTAACACCTATGGTCCAAGACAATCAGCACGTGCCGTAATCCCAACTATTATTACGCAAATCGCAAGTGGTGAGCGCAAGATTCGTTTGGGATCGCTGCATCCGACAAGGGATTTCAATTATGTGAAGGATACAGTCTCAGGTTTTATTTCTGTTGCTCAATCCGACAAATCGGTGGGAGAAGTAATTAATATAGGTAGTAACTACGAGGTTTCTATTGGTCAAACCGCAACTTTGATTGCAGAATTAATGGGGCAAGATATTGAAATTCTTACTGACGATCAGCGTATACGTCCTGATAAGAGTGAAGTAGAAAGACTGTGGGCAGATAATACGAAAGCCAAGAAACTGCTCGGTTGGGCGCCATCA
The window above is part of the Brevibacillus antibioticus genome. Proteins encoded here:
- a CDS encoding NAD-dependent 4,6-dehydratase LegB produces the protein MTQQRKKILVTGADGFIGSHLTEELVRQGHDVKAFVNYNSFNSWGWLDYSPKKIVDELEVFPGDIRDPHGVKKAMQGCDIVLHLAALIAIPFSYHSPDTYIDTNIKGTLNILQAARELEVEKVVHTSTSEVYGTAKFVPITEEHPLQGQSPYSASKIGADQLALSFYSSFNLPVSIIRPFNTYGPRQSARAVIPTIITQIASGERKIRLGSLHPTRDFNYVKDTVSGFISVAQSDKSVGEVINIGSNYEVSIGQTATLIAELMGQDIEILTDDQRIRPDKSEVERLWADNTKAKKLLGWAPSYSDVDGLKRGLSETIDWFTEPSNLRQYKAGIYNL